From the genome of Vicia villosa cultivar HV-30 ecotype Madison, WI linkage group LG2, Vvil1.0, whole genome shotgun sequence, one region includes:
- the LOC131647444 gene encoding putative calcium-binding protein CML19, whose amino-acid sequence MVVMDKVTQYLRVFNHFDENGDGKISPSELRECVEAIGSKMSNDEAEVAVELLDSDGDGLVGLDDFVRFVEGGKEEEKVKDLREAFKMYEMEGCGFITPKSLKRMLKRLGECRSVEDCKAMIAKFDIDGDGVLSFDEFRVMML is encoded by the coding sequence ATGGTTGTTATGGACAAAGTGACTCAATATTTACGTGTGTTCAACCACTTTGATGAAAATGGAGATGGAAAAATATCGCCGTCGGAGCTACGGGAATGTGTGGAAGCGATCGGAAGCAAGATGTCGAACGATGAGGCGGAAGTCGCGGTGGAGCTTCTCGACTCGGACGGGGATGGATTGGTAGGGTTGGATGATTTTGTGAGGTTTGTAGAGGGAGGTAAAGaggaagagaaagtgaaagattTAAGAGAGGCTTTTAAGATGTATGAAATGGAAGGGTGTGGTTTCATTACTCCAAAGAGTTTGAAGAGAATGCTTAAAAGATTGGGTGAGTGTAGGAGTGTAGAGGATTGTAAAGCTATGATTGCTAAATTTGATATTGATGGAGATGGagttcttagttttgatgaattTAGGGTAATGATGCTTTag
- the LOC131650649 gene encoding uncharacterized protein LOC131650649, whose amino-acid sequence MARPLAKICDINDTKELWKVSVRVHHKWTVVLNKREHFEMIFVDVSGGDIHVVVPAPHVSLFSEKMALDHSYTVSNFKVQANVAAFRPSSHKFMLKFTAGTTVTDDNNAEIPPKPLMFTKFTDIINDNFNKDVLIDVIGMVESIGYSQTTSGARKQQINMMLRDGGENTINCTLWESYAEQFMKFKQERGDDSGPIFVMIQYAKVKEQGKFPLSVTNTFNVTVLGLNTDLLPMKEFIESFPKDSMITLSGQEGSNSQLSAQNSENQQLTPVQKLLSKAVVMPIGDIIKLRTITFCATVGETKMLVASPYGWYYRGCHACSCIAHGDRAPFECEAGHFTEAEIFRLTYLSHV is encoded by the exons ATGGCAAGACCATTAGCAAAAATATGTGACATCAATGACACCAAAGAACTTTGGAAAGTTTCTGTTCGTGTGCACCACAAATGGACAGTTGTTTTGAACAAGAGGgagcattttgagatgatttttgTTGATGTATCG GGTGGTGACATACATGTTGTTGTTCCTGCACCGCATGTATCTCTATTTTCTGAAAAAATGGCCTTGGATCATAGTTACACTGTTTCCAATTTTAAGGTTCAGGCTAATGTTGCGGCTTTCAGACCTTCGTCTCATAAGTTTATGTTGAAGTTTACTGCTGGCACAACGGTTACGGATGATAACAACGCGGAAATACCTCCAAAGCCGCTGATGTTTACTAAATTTACTGATATAATAAACGACAACTTTAACAAGGATGTGCTAATAG ATGTCATTGGTATGGTGGAAAGTATTGGGTATTCTCAGACCACATCAGGTGCCCGGAAGCAGCAGATTAACATGATGCTGCGTGACGGGGG TGAGAATACTATCAATTGCACGCTTTGGGAATCCTATGCTGAACAATTCATGAAGTTCAAGCAGGAGCGCGGAGATGATTCTGGGCCTATTTTTGTCATGATCCAATATGCTAAAGTCAAGGAACAGG GAAAGTTTCCACTGTCCGTGACAAACACGTTTAATGTTACCGTGCTTGGTCTGAATACCGATTTGCTGCCGATGAAAGAGTTTATAGAAAG CTTTCCGAAGGATTCCATGATTACGTTGTCTGGCCAGGAGGGTTCCAATTCCCAGCTTTCGGCACAGAACTCTGAAAATCAACAGTTGACTCCTGTTCAGAAATTGCTTTCAAAGGCTGTTGTAATGCCTATTGGGGATATCATAAAACTTAGAACT ATTACATTTTGTGCGACTGTTGGAGAAACTAAAATGCTGGTGGCCTCTCCGTATGGCTGGTATTATCGTGGTTGTCATGCTTGCTCATGTATTGCGCATGGTGACAGAGCTCCGTTTGAGTGTGAGGCTGGACATTTCACTGAGGCAGAAATTTTTAGGTTGACATACTTGtcacat GTATAA